Proteins encoded together in one Triticum dicoccoides isolate Atlit2015 ecotype Zavitan chromosome 7B, WEW_v2.0, whole genome shotgun sequence window:
- the LOC119340744 gene encoding uncharacterized protein LOC119340744 isoform X2: MTDQSRSRWGRPRLAADGRARHRPRSISCLPRAPTQQASPLTGSAVSAATLCRDSSYSPRRAPPPPPHPAAAPMGYVVSAVARVLEQPMAWGAACEMALLTGPLWAAALIGLLLGWATGIVAPADPPQFASLDFWRAQLPARICAPLDYLTGARQQQQRRQEQEDDEASLQGGDLAKAEWSNLLLLFRLGRSSEIANEELVLGKADLVNLWRLVEGNDSGPASIRMMEKALPNMTYQACRRYPQRV; encoded by the exons ATGACAGATCAGTCCAGATCGAGGTGGGGGCGGCCACGACTTGCCGCTGACGGGCGCGCCCGACATCGTCCCCGCTCGATCTCGTGCCTTCCCCGTGCCCCCACCCAGCAAGCTTCTCCACTGACCGGATCCGCCGTTAGCGCGGCCACCCTCTGCCGTGACTCCTCGTACAGTCCCAGGCGAGCCCCCCCTCCGCCCCCACATCCGGCTGCGGCGCCAATGGGGTACGTGGTGTCGGCGGTGGCGAGGGTGCTGGAGCAGCCGATGGCGTGGGGCGCGGCCTGCGAGATGGCGCTGCTCACGGGGCCGCTTTGGGCGGCGGCCCTCATCGGCCTCCTGCTCGGCTGGGCCACCGGCATCGTCGCCCCCGCCGACCCGCCGCAGTTCGCATCACTCGACTTCTGGAGGGCCCAGCTCCCCGCCCGCATCTGCGCCCCACTCGACTACCTCACCGGcgcgcggcagcagcagcagcggcgacagGAGCAGGAGGACGACGAGGCTTCCCTGCAAGG TGGGGATTTGGCGAAAGCGGAGTGGTCGAACCTGCTGCTGCTATTTCGCCTTGGCAGGTCGTCGGAGATAGCGAACGAGGAGCTGGTGCTGGGGAAGGCTGACCTGGTGAACCTCTGGAGGCTGGTGGAGGGCAACGACAGCGGCCCAGCGTCGATCAGGATGATGGAGAAGGCGCTGCCCAACATGACCTACCAGGCGTGTAGGAGGTATCCCCAG CGTGTGTGA
- the LOC119340744 gene encoding uncharacterized protein LOC119340744 isoform X3: MTDQSRSRWGRPRLAADGRARHRPRSISCLPRAPTQQASPLTGSAVSAATLCRDSSYSPRRAPPPPPHPAAAPMGYVVSAVARVLEQPMAWGAACEMALLTGPLWAAALIGLLLGWATGIVAPADPPQFASLDFWRAQLPARICAPLDYLTGARQQQQRRQEQEDDEASLQGSSEIANEELVLGKADLVNLWRLVEGNDSGPASIRMMEKALPNMTYQACRRYPQCSVCDHGEY; the protein is encoded by the exons ATGACAGATCAGTCCAGATCGAGGTGGGGGCGGCCACGACTTGCCGCTGACGGGCGCGCCCGACATCGTCCCCGCTCGATCTCGTGCCTTCCCCGTGCCCCCACCCAGCAAGCTTCTCCACTGACCGGATCCGCCGTTAGCGCGGCCACCCTCTGCCGTGACTCCTCGTACAGTCCCAGGCGAGCCCCCCCTCCGCCCCCACATCCGGCTGCGGCGCCAATGGGGTACGTGGTGTCGGCGGTGGCGAGGGTGCTGGAGCAGCCGATGGCGTGGGGCGCGGCCTGCGAGATGGCGCTGCTCACGGGGCCGCTTTGGGCGGCGGCCCTCATCGGCCTCCTGCTCGGCTGGGCCACCGGCATCGTCGCCCCCGCCGACCCGCCGCAGTTCGCATCACTCGACTTCTGGAGGGCCCAGCTCCCCGCCCGCATCTGCGCCCCACTCGACTACCTCACCGGcgcgcggcagcagcagcagcggcgacagGAGCAGGAGGACGACGAGGCTTCCCTGCAAGG GTCGTCGGAGATAGCGAACGAGGAGCTGGTGCTGGGGAAGGCTGACCTGGTGAACCTCTGGAGGCTGGTGGAGGGCAACGACAGCGGCCCAGCGTCGATCAGGATGATGGAGAAGGCGCTGCCCAACATGACCTACCAGGCGTGTAGGAGGTATCCCCAG TGTAGCGTGTGTGATCATGGAGAGTATTGA
- the LOC119340744 gene encoding uncharacterized protein LOC119340744 isoform X1, translated as MTDQSRSRWGRPRLAADGRARHRPRSISCLPRAPTQQASPLTGSAVSAATLCRDSSYSPRRAPPPPPHPAAAPMGYVVSAVARVLEQPMAWGAACEMALLTGPLWAAALIGLLLGWATGIVAPADPPQFASLDFWRAQLPARICAPLDYLTGARQQQQRRQEQEDDEASLQGGDLAKAEWSNLLLLFRLGRSSEIANEELVLGKADLVNLWRLVEGNDSGPASIRMMEKALPNMTYQACRRYPQCSVCDHGEY; from the exons ATGACAGATCAGTCCAGATCGAGGTGGGGGCGGCCACGACTTGCCGCTGACGGGCGCGCCCGACATCGTCCCCGCTCGATCTCGTGCCTTCCCCGTGCCCCCACCCAGCAAGCTTCTCCACTGACCGGATCCGCCGTTAGCGCGGCCACCCTCTGCCGTGACTCCTCGTACAGTCCCAGGCGAGCCCCCCCTCCGCCCCCACATCCGGCTGCGGCGCCAATGGGGTACGTGGTGTCGGCGGTGGCGAGGGTGCTGGAGCAGCCGATGGCGTGGGGCGCGGCCTGCGAGATGGCGCTGCTCACGGGGCCGCTTTGGGCGGCGGCCCTCATCGGCCTCCTGCTCGGCTGGGCCACCGGCATCGTCGCCCCCGCCGACCCGCCGCAGTTCGCATCACTCGACTTCTGGAGGGCCCAGCTCCCCGCCCGCATCTGCGCCCCACTCGACTACCTCACCGGcgcgcggcagcagcagcagcggcgacagGAGCAGGAGGACGACGAGGCTTCCCTGCAAGG TGGGGATTTGGCGAAAGCGGAGTGGTCGAACCTGCTGCTGCTATTTCGCCTTGGCAGGTCGTCGGAGATAGCGAACGAGGAGCTGGTGCTGGGGAAGGCTGACCTGGTGAACCTCTGGAGGCTGGTGGAGGGCAACGACAGCGGCCCAGCGTCGATCAGGATGATGGAGAAGGCGCTGCCCAACATGACCTACCAGGCGTGTAGGAGGTATCCCCAG TGTAGCGTGTGTGATCATGGAGAGTATTGA